The genomic window TCCGCGGAATTCGATTCAGGAAACGCTTAGGATGTCGCGTCCGGTACTCCGGGTGTGAGCGAGAATCGCGTCGTTCAGGGGCGAATGGTTACGGCCGAAAAACTCGCGGAACTGGTCGAAGGCGACTCCGTGATGGAAGTCGATTCGATCGAGGAGGCCGACGAGGAGTGTCCGGACTGTGGCGGGAACGTACTGAAAGTGGTGTACATGCCGTCGGTCACCGAACTCGTTACCGGCTGGAAGTGCCAGGACTGCGACTGGAGCGAGGACGACCGGGACTGACCGTGTCTCCGGATGCCGACGGCGTCGGCAGCGGCTGCACCCAGTCGTGACTACCGGGTAGCCGTGGCCGGTCACACGATCTCTTCGTTCTGACCCGGATACGAAATCCGCGGTCGAACGGGCGAGGACGTATCGCTCTCGCCCGGACGCGATCGGTATCGGATGTCGACTGCGATGGGCAGTCACCAGACCGCCCACTCGAGGGCCATCACGACGGCGGCGAGGAAGACGTGTTCGCCGTCGACGACGAAGCCGTAGTACAGCGGGCCGCGGTCGGGGGTCGCGAAGGGAATGTACGCACAGACGTAGGCGTTCATCGCGAGCACGACGAGGAACTTCTCGGAGAGCACGCCGGTGCTGACGAGGGCGATGACCGCCGCGGCGACGGCGACGGTCGAACACAGCGACAGGAGTCTGGTCCACCGCGGCCCGAACAGGTTGGGGACCGTCGGAATCCCCTCCGCACGGTCGCCCTCAATGTCCTTGACGTCGAAGATCGCCGCGGCGATGGTGATCATGGTCGTGATATACGCGAACAGAAACAGGATCTCCGACGAGCGCAACTCGCCGTAGTAGTAGCCGACGCCGAGGGGAATCGCACCCCACGCGAGGCCGACGACGAGGTTCTTCACGAGGAAGATTTGCTTGACCCCGCCGACGGAGTACAGGAGGACGACGGCGAGCGGGAGGAGCATGTACGCCGCGCCGGGCAGGCCGAGCGCGACGGCGACCCCGATCGCAGCCACGTAGAGGCCGATCCCGAGCGCGAGCCAGAGCCGACCGTACCGCTTCGTAAACGCCGCGCGCTGCGGGACGTTTTGCTCGTCCTCCTCGAGGTCGGTGAACCGGTTGACGGTGTAGACGAACATCGTGGCCGCGAAGACGATGAATACCGGCAGGGGCTCGAGGGGAAGCTCTGCGAGCAGAACGGTCGTGACGACGACGCTGACCGTGGCAAGCGAGATGAAGAGGTTGCTGTGGACGAGAAATCGGAGGGCGGTTTTCACCGATGACACCCAACCCGGCGTCCGATGCGTTGCGGTGGGGTTCGTCACAGCGGGTGCGCCTCGTGGGGTAGTAGGGAGAGGTGACGTTTGAATGCTGTGTCGGACGGTTCCGGCAGTCCCGGACTCGAACCGGCCGCCCTGCGAGAGATACCCCGAAAGACGATATTGGAAAATCGACTACTCACCGCGATGGTTCGGTGCCGAGTCCGAACGTGCGGGTAGGCCACACCCACCTTCGGTTGAAAACCCACAGAAAGACGGTGGAAAGAAAAACGGTACGGCGGTGACGGGCCCGATGGGGTCGATACACGTCGATTGATGTCCCGCGGCGAGTGGAAACTGGCAGGATTTAAGCAAGGTCGGAACGGCCGTTCAAATGGCATGAAATTACACGAGTATCAGGCGAAGAACGTCTTCGCCGATGCCGGGATTCCGACGCCGGCTTCGGAGCTCGCCTCCGACGTCGACGGCGTCGTCACCGCGGCCGAGGAGATCGGGTATCCAGTAGCGGTGAAAGCGCAGGTACAGGTCGGCGGCCGGGGGAAGGCCGGCGGAATCAAACTCGCCGAGGACGAGGAGGAGGCCCGCGAGGCGGCCGACTCCATCCTCGGGATGGATCTGAAGGGGTATCACGTCGACCGCGTGCTCGTCGAGGAAGCGGTCGACTTCGTGAACGAACTCTACGTCGGGATCACGATGGACCGCGGCGAGGGCAAACCCGTCGCCATGGTCTCGACCAAGGGCGGCGTCAACATCGAAGAGGTCGCCGAGGAAGATCCCGAGGCGATCGCCCGCGAACACATCGATCCCTCCTTCGGGATGCATCCCTACCAAGCGCGGAAGGCCGTCTACGACGCCGGCGTCGATCAGTCGATCGCGCGCGACGTCTCAAGTGTCCTCACCACGCTCTATCAGCTCTGGGACGACAAGGACGGCGCCGACGCCGAGATCAACCCGCTGATGGTCACGAGCGACGACGAGGTCATCGCGGCCGACGCCGTGATGAACATCGACGAGGACGCGTTGTTCCGCCAGCCCGAACTCGCCGAGATGGAAGAGGAGGCAGCCGGCGGCGACGAACTCGAGCAGAAGGCCGACGAGTACGGCTTCGACTACGTCCGTCTCGACGGCAACGTCGGCATCATCGGCAACGGCGCCGGACTCGTGATGACGACGCTGGATCTGGTCGACCACTACGGCGGCCAGCCCGCGAACTTCCTGGACGTCGGTGGCGGCGCCAAGGCCGAGCGCATTTCGAACGCGCTCGACATGGTGTTCTCGGACGATAACGTCGATTCGGTCGTCTTCAACATCTTCGGCGGGATCACCCGCGGCGACGAGGTCGCCCGCGGTATCAACGAGGCGCTCGAGCAGTTCGACGAGATCCCCAAACCGGTCGTCGTCCGACTGGCCGGGACCAACTGGGAGGAAGGCATGGAGATTCTGAATGAGGACCTCGTGACGGTCGAACAGACCCTCGAGGACGCGGTCCAGCGTGCAGTCGAGTACGCTGGGGAGGTGAACGACCAATGAGCGTACTAGTCGACGACGACACGCGCGTCGTGGTACAGGGCATCACCGGCGGGGAAGGCAAGTTCCACGCCGAACAGATGATGGAGTACGGCACCAACGTCGTCGCCGGTGCAGTCCCCGGCAAGGGCGGGCAGGAAGTCAGCGGCGTGCCGGTCTACGACACGGTCCACGAAGCCGTCGACGAGGAGAACGCCGACACCTCGGTCATCTTCGTCCCGCCGGCCTTTGCCGGCGACGCGGTCTTCGAATCACTCGACTCCGATCTCGACCTCGCGGTCGCGATCACGGAGGGCATCCCGACCCAGGACATGGCGAGAGTCAACAAGCGTCTCTCCGAGACGGATACCCGACTTATTGGCCCGAACTGTCCCGGCCTCATCACGCCCGGTGAGGCCAAACTCGGCATCCTCCCCGGCAACATCTTCTCGGAGGGGAACGTCGGTCTGGTCTCCCGCTCCGGGACGCTGACCTACCAGGTCGTCGATAGCCTGACCTCTCGCGGCATCGGTCAGACGACGGCCATCGGTATCGGCGGCGACCCGATCATCGGCACCGACTTCGTCGACGCCCTCGAGCTGTTCGAGGACGACCCCGACACCGACGCCATCGTCATGTGCGGCGAGATCGGCGGCGAAGACGAGGAGGAAGCGGCCGCGTTCATCGACGACTACGTCGACACGCCGGTCGCCGGCTTCATCGCCGGCCGTACCGCGCCCCCGGGCAAGCGGATGGGCCACGCCGGTGCGATCGTCTCCGGCTCCGGTACCGGCACCGCAGAGAGCAAGATCTCGGCGCTCAACGACGCCGGCGTCCCCGTCGGCGACACCCCCGAAGAAGTCGCCAACCACATCGAAGAGTTCCTCTCGTAGCGCTTCGATCCCGTGACCGCCTCGGCCCGTGACCGCGCTCGCGGGCTGACCGTTTTGCGGTCTTTTGTACTCAAGCCGATCTTCACTGCCCTCGAGCCACGGAACCGTCGCTCCGCTGTGTGACTCGCAGTGCACGCCCGTCGTATTCGCGCAGTAGGATCACGGGGAAGCCACACATCATTCGCCCGTATGCCGGTCTGGCTCGAGTGTGAAAACTGCGGGAACGAGCACACGATTCCGGAGCGAGCGGACGATCCGGAGACGGGCGGCACGCGGTGTCCTGAGTGCGGCGCAAAATCGTACGCGATTCGACGGGATGGGCTCGCCTGGCACCCCGAACCGTGACCGCTCTCTCGAGGCCGATCGAAGCGCGAGGGAAAATCCGGGAGTGTATCGGGCGATCGTGGCGCGAATCGATGCGATTCCGCAACGCGCGATCGCTACCGACTCGTCAGCGGGACGTCGGCCGAGCGAGTCAGAACAACCCGCCGAGCGTCGACCGAAGCCGACCGAGCGGCCCCGACGACTCGCCGTCATCGGTCGCCGTCGCGTCCGCATCGTCGTCGGCGACGGTCTCGTTCTCGGCGTCGTCGCCATCCTCGACCGTCGCGTCTTCGGCCGGAGGGGTTTCCGAACTGATCTCGAGGCCCGCGCCGTCGCCGTCGTCGTCCGCGGTATCGTCTTCTAGATCATCGCGATCGTCGTCCGCCACGGCGTCGGTGCTCGAGTCGGGTTCCGCCTCTGGGGCGTCATCGGTATCGGCCGCTGCGGTCGTGTCTTCCGCAGTCACGGCCGTCGTATCGGCTGCGTCGGACTCGAGACCGTCGTCTGACTCGCTCTCAACACCGGACCCGCTTTCGGACGGCTCGTCGACGGCCTCGGTATCGCTCGAGGTGCCCTCCTCGTCATCGGCGTCCCAGAGCGGGTCGTCATTTTCCGTCTCGGCGTCGGTCGCAGGCGGCGCGTCGGCAGCCAACGGTTCTTCGGCGGCCGCATCGGTGTCTTCCTCAGTCGCGGCCGAGTCTCCGGTCTCGTCGCCCGGCGAATCGTCGGACCCGTTCGGATCGATCCAGAGGAACTCCCGGTCTTTCGTGCGTCCAGTGAGGAGTAGATCCGTCAGTTCGTCGTCGTCGGCCACCAACTCGTCGTCGACGGGCGTCTCCGGCTCGGGGTCCGGTTCGTCCGCGCTCGCGATGATATCGTCCGGACTCTCGTCCGCGAGCACCTCGTCGGCACCGCCCTCGTCGGCCGCGTCTGCGCGGAGTTGATCGAAGACGTCGGCGGCCGTCGTATCCTCGACGCCGTCAGTTTCCTCGCCGTCGGTCCGGTCCCCCTCTGCCGTGGCAGCCCGGCGTTCGTCCCCCGAATCGCCGCCGGTCTCGATGTCCCCGAACAGGTCGTCGACGCTCGAGCCCACCTCGAGTGCCCCGTCGCCCGGATTGTCCGTTGTACTCTCTGTCATACTCTCGCTTCTGTGCTAGTGGATAATCACGCGACTTTAATTTTTGGAATTTTCTCAGTCACGATAGATGAGAGAAGTACTGCATTAGTGTACTGGCCGTCAGGCGGGTTCGACGGTCGCGGAAGTTGACAACTGGGCAGTTGAATAGGGTCACGCATGCCGATACGGACAATCACGGGTGACGACAGGACGGGTCCAAACTCGACGACCGGCACGGACGGGCGGTACCACTGCGAACTATCGTATTCGCGGGGATACGTGCGAGACGATACCAGGGCGGATCAGATCCCTCGAGGCGTCGATAGACGGCGAGCGCCTCGAGCGTGACGCAGACGAGCACGCGGAACCGGCGCAGCCTCGAGAAGTCAGACGTGGGGACACCGCGCTGAGCGCAATCGAGACCCCGTCTGCTAGCGGGCCGATGACGTTCGATCGATGAAGTCGACGATGTGTTCGGCGATTTCCTCACCGGCGTCTTCCTGTAAGAAGTGGGCGGCCTCGTCGATCCAGATATCGGGCTGCTCGCTCGCGGTCGGGATGTGGTGCCGGAGCGGGTCGCGGTCGTGGGACGTGATCGGGTCCTCCCGCCCGAACAGGACGAACGCCGGTTTCTCCCACTCGCCGAGCCGGTCTTGGGTTTCCGCCAGCAGGTCCGCCCCCGGATCGTCGGGCGACTGGGGGACGAGGCCGGGGAACGTCCGCGCAGCGGCCATGTATCGCTCGTCGGGGAACGGGGCGCGGTAGGCGTCGACCACGGCTTCGGAGAGGTCCCGGTAGCAGCCGTTCCGGACGAGTCTGCCGATGTCGAGGTCGTCCGCGGTCGCCACCATCTCCGCGAACTCGTGCCACCGGTCGCTCATTGCTTGGGTCCCGTCCGGTACGCCGGTGTTCATCGGCACGAGGCGCGCGAACCGCTCGGGTTCGTGGGCCGCGAGCGCCAGTCCGAGGACGCCGCCCCAGTCCTGACAGACGAGCGTGATATTCGTCAGCTCGAGTTTCTCGACGAACGTCTGCAGCGCGTCGTAGTGCATCTCGACGGAGTACGCGTCGCGGTCCTCGTACCGATCGGAGCGGCCACAGCCGATCAGATCGGGGACGACGACGCGACCGCGTTCGGCCAGAGTGGGCATCATCTTCCGATAGAGGAACGACCACGTGGGTTCGCCGTGGAGACAGAGGAACGTCTCCTCGGCATCGCCGCTGCCCTCGCGACCGCCCGTTTCCACGTATGCCATGTCTAACTCGCCGATATCGACGTACTGCGGCTCGTAGTCGAAGTTCGGCACGTCCGCGAACCGTTCCTCTGAGAGACTGACAACCATATGCCACGACACCACATGCCACTATTCAAAGGTTCGGAAACTGAGATGAATCCGCCCACCGTTTCCGGACGCAGCGATCCGAGCACAGGGATGTCGTCGACTCGCTGTCACTCACGCCGAGACGCCATTTCGGACGTATCGGGCGGTGTATTCCCCTCCTGTGAGAAGCGATGGTCCTCGAGTACCGGTCAATCGGGATAATCATCCAAAAACATTATATTATCGTTAACCGATTCTAGGATCGTGGTTTACGAGACTGGAAACGAGACGGTCGACGACGCCCTCGAGCGGGTGCTGGCCGGCGAACGGCTCGATCGCACCGACGGGCTCGCGCTGATGGCCCAACCGGTCGACGCACTCGCCGAAGCCGGCGCGGCCGTGCGCGATCGCTTCGGCGACGGTACGGTCGATGCCTGCTCGATCGTCAACGCGAAGGCGGGCAACTGTGCCGAGGACTGTGGGTTCTGTGCGCAGTCGGTCCACTTCGACACCGGTATCGACACCTACGGCTTCCTCGGGCCCGAGAAGATCCTCGAGGCCGCAAAACGCGCCGAACGCGACGGTGCCCAGCGCTTCGGCATCGTCGTCGCCGAGAAGGGCGTCTCGAAGGAACGCCGCCCCGAGGAATGGGAGGAAGTCCTCGAGTCGATCCGCCTCGTCCGCGACGAGTGCGATCTCGAGGTCGACGCCTCGCTTGGCATTCTCACCGAGGAGGAAGCCGCGATCCTCGCCGATGAGGGGATCAACCACTACAATCACAACATCGAGACCTCGCCGAACTACTTCCCCGAGATCGTCGACTCGCACAGTTTCGAAGACCGGGTCGAAACGCTTGAGGTCGCCAAGGCGGCCGGAATGGACCTCTGTGCGGGCGTCATCCTCGGGATGGGCGAGACGCCGACCGATCGGGTCGAAGCCGCGATCGCCCTGCAAGACATCGGCATTTCCTCGCTGCCGGTCAACGTCCTCAACCCCGTCGCGGGGACGCCGCTGGCCGAGCAGGGGGTCGACATCAGCACGGACGAAATCGTCAAGACGGTCGCGGTGTACAAACTGCTCCACCCCGAGTCGCGGGTCCGCCTGACCGGCGGCCGCGAGGTCAACCTCGCACCCGACGAGCAGCACCTGCCGCTCGAGGCCGGCGCTGACGGCCTCCTCACCGGCGATTACCTGACGACCGAGGGTCAATCCCCCGGCGAGGACTTAGAGATCATCGAACGCGCCGGCCTCGAGCCCAATCGGGACACCAACGAGTTCGACCCCGAGGCGGTCAAGGCCCGCCACGGCGGGTCGGCCGAGTCCTCGAGCGACGAGACGGCGAGTACAGGCGCGGAACCGAGCGACGACTGAGACGGCGGATTCAACACATCGACAGTCATGGACGAAATCACGTTTGCGGTACTCGGAACCGGCGGTATCGGCCGACGAGCACTCGAAGTGAGCCAGCATAAAGACGCGCTGACGCCCGTCGCGGCGTGCGATCGCCACGGCGTCGCGTTCGACGGCGACGGCCTCGACGTGGACGAACTGCTGGCGGCGACGGAGGGCAACATCGACAACGAGGTCGCGACGGACGGCGGATCCGGCGGGACGACCGCCGCCGAAGGCGGTGTCAAACAACACGGCCAGCAGCGGGGCGTCGTCGCCTCGAGTCAGGCCCGCCCGAGCGAAGACCCCATTCAGGAGGTCATCGACCGCGGCGACGAAATCGACGCGGTCCTGCTGGCCCTGCCGAACTACGAACACGACTTCATCCCGCGGACCGCCGACCGCTTCGTCGACGGCGACTACGCGGGCGTGCTGGTCGACGTGCTCAAGCGCTCGCGCGTGATCGGCATGCTCGACGACCGCAGCGAGGACTTCGAGGCGGCCGGCATCACCTTCGTCTGCGGCGCGGGCGCGACCCCCGGCCTGCTGACCGGGGCGGCCGCGCTCGCCGCGCAGTCGTTCGTCGAGGTTACCGATGTCGACATCCACTGGGGTGTCGGCCTCAAATCGGGCTACGAGGACAACCGTGGCACCGTCCGCGAGGACATCGCGCACCTCCCCGAGTACGACATCGAGACCGCGCGCGAGCTCTCCGAAGCCGAGATCGAGGCGATCATCGACGACCACGACGGCGTCATCGAGTTCGAGGACATGGAACACGCCGACGACGTCCTCCTCGAGCGCGCGGGCGTTTGCGACGCCGAGGACGTCACGGTCGGCGGGATCCTCGACGTTCGCAACGACGAGAAGCCGACGACGACCACGGTCCGCGTGACCGGGCGGACCTTCGACGGCGAGACGGCGACGAACACGTTCGAACTCGGCGACGAGACGAGCATGGAGGCGAACGTCAACGGGCCCGCACTTGGTTATCTCAAGACCGGTGTCCGGCGGAACCGCGCCGGCGAGTACGGCGTCTTCGGCCCGGCGGACCTGCTGCCCGGCTTCTGAGCGTCGGCCCGGCATCGTCCGACTACTCTCGAACACATATGACACCGATACTCCAGCCCACACAGCGACTTACCGTCTCGAGCCGGCCGCTCCAGCCGTTTCGGGTCGAACCGACCGACCGATTAGAACCGTGAGAGTGAAACCGTGGCACTGAGTCCGTTTAGCCGAATGGCCGACCGCGGGTTCGACCTCGAGGACCGACTCGAGCGCCTCGAGGACCACGACTTGAAACGCGCCCTCTCGCCCGTCGACCGGGTCGCGGAGCGGGGCTACTTCGCCGAGCCCTCGGGCGGTGAGCTACCCGTCCTCGAGGCGGGGGAGGCGCTCGTTTTCGCCTCGAACAACTACCTCGGGCTGACGGACGATCAGCGAATTCAGGACGCGGCTCGGCAGGCCGCCGCGACCGTCGGCACCGGGGCCGGAGCGAGCCGGCTCGTCACCGGCGACACGATGGTCCATCGGGACCTCGAGCGACTGCTCGCCGAGGTCAAGGGGACCGAGCGCGCGCTGACCTTTTCGTCGGGGTACGCCGCGAACGTCGGGACGATCACCGCCCTCGAGCCGGACGTCGTCTTCTCCGACGAATTGAATCACGCGAGCATCGTCGACGGCTGCCGGCTCACGGACGCCGACACTGTCGTCTACGACCACTGCGACGCCGCGAGCCTGCGATCGACCCTCGAGGAACGGGCCGACGCGGCCGCGCGGGACGGCCGAGACCCGGCCGACGAGTCGTGGCTGATCGTCACCGATTCGGTGTTCAGCATGGATGGCACCGTCGCGCCCCTCGAGGCCATCTGTGACGCCGCCGAGGCCTTTGGCGCGTGGGTGATGGTCGATGAGGCCCACGCGACCGGCCTCTACGCGGACGGCGGCGGCGTCGTACAGGCCAACGGGCTCGAGGACCGGATCCAGATTCAGATGGGGACGCTCTCGAAGGCCCTGGCGAGTCAGGGCGGCTACGTCGCCGGCAGCGCGGACCTGATCGAGTGCATGGTAAACGACGCGCGCTCCTTCGTGTTCTCGACCGGACTCGCGCCGCCGGCCGCCGCGGCCGCGAGCGAAGCCTTGCACGTCGCCCGACACGGCGACGCTCGAGAGCGCCTCTGGGAGAACGTCGCTC from Natrinema versiforme includes these protein-coding regions:
- a CDS encoding UbiA family prenyltransferase; translated protein: MSSVKTALRFLVHSNLFISLATVSVVVTTVLLAELPLEPLPVFIVFAATMFVYTVNRFTDLEEDEQNVPQRAAFTKRYGRLWLALGIGLYVAAIGVAVALGLPGAAYMLLPLAVVLLYSVGGVKQIFLVKNLVVGLAWGAIPLGVGYYYGELRSSEILFLFAYITTMITIAAAIFDVKDIEGDRAEGIPTVPNLFGPRWTRLLSLCSTVAVAAAVIALVSTGVLSEKFLVVLAMNAYVCAYIPFATPDRGPLYYGFVVDGEHVFLAAVVMALEWAVW
- the sucC gene encoding ADP-forming succinate--CoA ligase subunit beta gives rise to the protein MKLHEYQAKNVFADAGIPTPASELASDVDGVVTAAEEIGYPVAVKAQVQVGGRGKAGGIKLAEDEEEAREAADSILGMDLKGYHVDRVLVEEAVDFVNELYVGITMDRGEGKPVAMVSTKGGVNIEEVAEEDPEAIAREHIDPSFGMHPYQARKAVYDAGVDQSIARDVSSVLTTLYQLWDDKDGADAEINPLMVTSDDEVIAADAVMNIDEDALFRQPELAEMEEEAAGGDELEQKADEYGFDYVRLDGNVGIIGNGAGLVMTTLDLVDHYGGQPANFLDVGGGAKAERISNALDMVFSDDNVDSVVFNIFGGITRGDEVARGINEALEQFDEIPKPVVVRLAGTNWEEGMEILNEDLVTVEQTLEDAVQRAVEYAGEVNDQ
- a CDS encoding 8-amino-7-oxononanoate synthase, with amino-acid sequence MADRGFDLEDRLERLEDHDLKRALSPVDRVAERGYFAEPSGGELPVLEAGEALVFASNNYLGLTDDQRIQDAARQAAATVGTGAGASRLVTGDTMVHRDLERLLAEVKGTERALTFSSGYAANVGTITALEPDVVFSDELNHASIVDGCRLTDADTVVYDHCDAASLRSTLEERADAAARDGRDPADESWLIVTDSVFSMDGTVAPLEAICDAAEAFGAWVMVDEAHATGLYADGGGVVQANGLEDRIQIQMGTLSKALASQGGYVAGSADLIECMVNDARSFVFSTGLAPPAAAAASEALHVARHGDARERLWENVAHLRDGLESMGFDVWGDSQILPLVVGDRADAMALADGIRERDVVVPAIRPPTVPEGTSRLRVVPMATHDESDIIDCLEAFRAAGEEVGLL
- the bioB gene encoding biotin synthase BioB translates to MVYETGNETVDDALERVLAGERLDRTDGLALMAQPVDALAEAGAAVRDRFGDGTVDACSIVNAKAGNCAEDCGFCAQSVHFDTGIDTYGFLGPEKILEAAKRAERDGAQRFGIVVAEKGVSKERRPEEWEEVLESIRLVRDECDLEVDASLGILTEEEAAILADEGINHYNHNIETSPNYFPEIVDSHSFEDRVETLEVAKAAGMDLCAGVILGMGETPTDRVEAAIALQDIGISSLPVNVLNPVAGTPLAEQGVDISTDEIVKTVAVYKLLHPESRVRLTGGREVNLAPDEQHLPLEAGADGLLTGDYLTTEGQSPGEDLEIIERAGLEPNRDTNEFDPEAVKARHGGSAESSSDETASTGAEPSDD
- a CDS encoding transcriptional regulator gives rise to the protein MDEITFAVLGTGGIGRRALEVSQHKDALTPVAACDRHGVAFDGDGLDVDELLAATEGNIDNEVATDGGSGGTTAAEGGVKQHGQQRGVVASSQARPSEDPIQEVIDRGDEIDAVLLALPNYEHDFIPRTADRFVDGDYAGVLVDVLKRSRVIGMLDDRSEDFEAAGITFVCGAGATPGLLTGAAALAAQSFVEVTDVDIHWGVGLKSGYEDNRGTVREDIAHLPEYDIETARELSEAEIEAIIDDHDGVIEFEDMEHADDVLLERAGVCDAEDVTVGGILDVRNDEKPTTTTVRVTGRTFDGETATNTFELGDETSMEANVNGPALGYLKTGVRRNRAGEYGVFGPADLLPGF
- the sucD gene encoding succinate--CoA ligase subunit alpha encodes the protein MSVLVDDDTRVVVQGITGGEGKFHAEQMMEYGTNVVAGAVPGKGGQEVSGVPVYDTVHEAVDEENADTSVIFVPPAFAGDAVFESLDSDLDLAVAITEGIPTQDMARVNKRLSETDTRLIGPNCPGLITPGEAKLGILPGNIFSEGNVGLVSRSGTLTYQVVDSLTSRGIGQTTAIGIGGDPIIGTDFVDALELFEDDPDTDAIVMCGEIGGEDEEEAAAFIDDYVDTPVAGFIAGRTAPPGKRMGHAGAIVSGSGTGTAESKISALNDAGVPVGDTPEEVANHIEEFLS
- a CDS encoding DUF5795 family protein, producing MSENRVVQGRMVTAEKLAELVEGDSVMEVDSIEEADEECPDCGGNVLKVVYMPSVTELVTGWKCQDCDWSEDDRD
- a CDS encoding haloalkane dehalogenase translates to MVVSLSEERFADVPNFDYEPQYVDIGELDMAYVETGGREGSGDAEETFLCLHGEPTWSFLYRKMMPTLAERGRVVVPDLIGCGRSDRYEDRDAYSVEMHYDALQTFVEKLELTNITLVCQDWGGVLGLALAAHEPERFARLVPMNTGVPDGTQAMSDRWHEFAEMVATADDLDIGRLVRNGCYRDLSEAVVDAYRAPFPDERYMAAARTFPGLVPQSPDDPGADLLAETQDRLGEWEKPAFVLFGREDPITSHDRDPLRHHIPTASEQPDIWIDEAAHFLQEDAGEEIAEHIVDFIDRTSSAR